One window of the Geoalkalibacter sp. genome contains the following:
- a CDS encoding type Z 30S ribosomal protein S14 has product MAKKSMMIKAERPSKFKVRQYNRCPLCGRPRAYYRKFKMCRICLRKLASEGKIPGVIKSSW; this is encoded by the coding sequence GTGGCAAAAAAATCCATGATGATCAAGGCCGAGAGGCCTAGTAAGTTCAAGGTTCGCCAATATAATCGCTGCCCCCTCTGCGGGCGCCCGCGTGCTTATTATCGTAAGTTCAAGATGTGCCGTATCTGCCTGCGCAAGCTGGCGTCCGAAGGCAAGATTCCCGGCGTCATCAAGTCGAGCTGGTAA